The following proteins come from a genomic window of Flavobacterium crocinum:
- a CDS encoding PepSY-associated TM helix domain-containing protein has translation MFSSSKPKPTNKKKSKKSLFKRIMAWLHLWLGLASGIIVVIVSLTGCIYVFENEIKDFIEDWRFVKPQQKEFLLPSQLVAIADKKMKDKKATSVTFGSKEDAAIVGYFVEKKEEGEKGKGEKGEHKKGDKRKDFAKNEGEKTKADLKPLANEKGKEGGKGKGKGKGKGGRRSGTFISVYMNPYTGEILNVKTFSRGDSPDFFRWILNGHRALWLPYDIGRPIVGVAVLIFVVLLISGIVLWWPTKWIKSIIDKSFKIKWDASFKRVNYDLHNVLGFYSCIFLFFIAVTGLVWSFGWWSKSLYWVTSGGTPLVENRESPKSDTTHVKEFKITTADKVLLNIKKENPQASGIMISIPGKPADPIGAFVYKQKNTFYNMDRYSFDQQSLKEITIKTPFSGKYIEANIPDKIRRMNYDIHVGSVLGLTGKIIAFLASLISASLPITGFIIWWGKQKFGKKKTPAAKPKVASKAIPVPKLKNNAEQEVTA, from the coding sequence ATGTTTTCTTCTTCAAAACCAAAACCAACTAATAAGAAAAAGAGTAAAAAGTCGCTTTTTAAGCGTATTATGGCCTGGCTGCATTTATGGCTTGGGTTAGCATCCGGAATTATCGTAGTTATTGTTAGTCTTACGGGCTGTATTTATGTTTTCGAAAATGAAATTAAAGATTTTATCGAAGACTGGCGTTTTGTTAAACCACAGCAGAAAGAATTTTTGCTGCCTTCTCAATTGGTAGCAATTGCTGACAAAAAAATGAAAGATAAAAAAGCAACCAGTGTTACTTTTGGTTCGAAAGAAGATGCTGCAATTGTAGGTTATTTTGTGGAGAAAAAAGAAGAAGGTGAAAAGGGAAAAGGAGAAAAAGGAGAGCACAAAAAAGGTGATAAAAGAAAAGATTTCGCTAAAAATGAGGGCGAAAAAACAAAAGCTGATTTGAAACCTTTAGCGAATGAAAAAGGAAAAGAAGGAGGTAAAGGTAAGGGCAAAGGTAAGGGCAAAGGCGGAAGAAGAAGTGGCACTTTTATAAGTGTATACATGAATCCGTATACAGGAGAAATTCTAAATGTAAAAACATTTTCAAGAGGGGATTCTCCGGATTTTTTCAGATGGATATTAAATGGACACCGTGCATTATGGCTTCCGTATGATATTGGACGCCCGATTGTAGGTGTTGCGGTTTTGATTTTTGTGGTGTTATTAATTTCAGGTATTGTTTTGTGGTGGCCTACAAAATGGATCAAATCGATTATAGATAAAAGTTTTAAAATTAAATGGGACGCGAGTTTTAAGCGTGTCAATTACGATCTACATAATGTACTGGGTTTTTACAGCTGTATTTTTCTGTTTTTTATTGCTGTAACAGGTTTGGTGTGGAGTTTTGGCTGGTGGAGTAAATCGTTGTATTGGGTAACTTCAGGAGGAACCCCATTAGTAGAAAACAGAGAATCTCCAAAATCGGATACTACTCATGTAAAAGAGTTTAAAATTACAACGGCTGATAAAGTTTTATTAAATATTAAAAAAGAAAACCCTCAGGCATCCGGAATCATGATCAGTATTCCGGGAAAACCTGCAGATCCTATTGGTGCTTTTGTGTACAAACAAAAAAACACTTTTTATAATATGGATCGCTACAGTTTTGATCAGCAGTCTCTGAAAGAGATTACGATTAAAACTCCATTTTCCGGAAAATATATTGAGGCTAATATTCCGGACAAAATCCGAAGAATGAATTATGATATTCATGTTGGAAGTGTTCTGGGATTAACAGGTAAGATTATTGCCTTTTTGGCCAGTTTAATTTCTGCCAGTTTGCCTATTACCGGATTTATTATCTGGTGGGGAAAACAGAAATTTGGCAAAAAGAAAACGCCTGCTGCAAAACCAAAAGTGGCAAGTAAAGCGATTCCTGTTCCTAAATTGAAGAATAACGCAGAACAAGAAGTTACTGCTTAA
- a CDS encoding helix-turn-helix domain-containing protein: MKIKSTLLSHEKPIIDIEIDTRYNPKSILKEENIDLQKEDTEDIKSHILATDGMVLINTEMYFTQPQTDVFEINDECIVMDFISCNNIETQIDQLENEKYLKQNTHNIFYTTKYKGTYKIPAFEKVNYLTIIFSKEFYFNIINEDWKLHEKFSKNILVKKSGYLNSKYIPFTSSIQWIISEIKNCNRKGALKKMYIETKIKELLIHQLESVISKPKPEEKIDSEDYNKLLEAKNILDNDYRNTPTLPELSRQISLNEFKLKKGFKACFGTTVKSYIIKLRMEHAKELFQSKSATVSEAAYKCGYKDVSHFSAAFKNYYGYSPQKFKINTDMLQFWLIGLSLIL; this comes from the coding sequence TTGAAAATCAAGTCTACTCTTTTATCGCACGAAAAACCAATTATTGACATTGAAATAGATACTCGCTACAATCCAAAAAGTATTCTTAAAGAAGAAAATATTGATCTTCAAAAAGAAGACACAGAAGATATAAAGAGTCATATTCTGGCAACAGACGGAATGGTTTTAATAAATACAGAAATGTACTTTACACAGCCTCAAACCGATGTTTTCGAAATTAATGATGAATGTATCGTAATGGATTTTATAAGCTGCAATAACATCGAGACTCAAATTGATCAACTTGAAAATGAAAAATATTTAAAGCAGAATACTCACAATATTTTTTATACTACAAAATACAAAGGCACCTATAAAATTCCCGCATTTGAAAAAGTAAATTATTTAACAATTATCTTTTCTAAAGAATTCTACTTTAATATAATTAATGAAGACTGGAAACTTCATGAAAAATTTTCTAAAAACATTCTCGTCAAAAAATCCGGCTATCTCAACTCGAAATACATCCCCTTCACTTCTTCTATTCAATGGATTATTTCGGAGATCAAAAATTGTAACCGGAAAGGCGCATTAAAGAAAATGTACATTGAAACCAAAATCAAAGAGCTTTTAATACATCAGTTAGAATCGGTGATTTCTAAACCTAAACCAGAAGAAAAAATTGACAGCGAGGATTACAACAAATTATTAGAAGCAAAAAATATATTAGACAACGATTATCGAAACACTCCTACTCTTCCTGAACTTTCCAGACAAATTTCATTAAACGAATTCAAGCTAAAAAAAGGTTTTAAGGCTTGTTTTGGAACAACTGTAAAAAGCTATATCATTAAGTTAAGAATGGAACATGCAAAAGAATTGTTCCAGAGCAAATCGGCAACAGTTAGCGAAGCAGCTTACAAATGCGGCTATAAAGATGTTTCTCATTTCTCGGCCGCTTTTAAAAATTATTATGGCTATTCTCCTCAGAAATTTAAAATAAACACCGATATGTTACAATTTTGGCTAATCGGACTTTCGTTAATTTTATAA
- a CDS encoding MFS transporter encodes MNQTETVAVNENVKTTGKYRWSICALLFFATTINYLDRQVLSLTWSDFIAPEFHWTNNDYGNITALFSIFYAVSLLFAGRFVDWLDTKKGFLWAIGIWSVGACLHAFCGIATSGIITGEWFVGFHGSKEIISTVSDTALVINVSVALFIFARFVLAVGEAGNFPAAIKTTAEYFPKKDRAFATSIFNAGATVGALAAPITIPFIAKSFGWEMSFIIIGALGFVWMGFWMFMYDKPERHSKVTAEELAYIQQDDIADSKLVGYVPETTTKVSLADCFKYKQTWAFAFGKFMTDGVWWFFLFWTPAYLSSVYGMDSTEAAFPLFVLYLITLLSIIGGWLPTYFVEKKGMNPYEGRMRAMLIFAFFPLLALIAQPLGYISYWVPVIIIGIAGAAHQSWSANIFTTVGDMFPKKAIATITGIGGLAGGVGSTLINKGSGVLFDYAKDTNMVFMGFKGIEAGYFIIFSICAVCYLTGWIVMKSLVPKYSPITNL; translated from the coding sequence ATGAATCAAACCGAAACAGTTGCAGTAAATGAGAACGTTAAGACCACAGGGAAATACCGTTGGAGTATTTGTGCCTTATTGTTTTTTGCAACAACAATCAATTATCTTGACAGACAAGTACTTTCTTTAACTTGGAGTGATTTTATCGCGCCAGAATTTCATTGGACAAATAATGATTATGGAAATATTACCGCGTTATTTTCTATTTTCTACGCAGTTTCGCTATTGTTTGCAGGAAGATTTGTAGATTGGTTAGATACTAAAAAAGGATTTCTTTGGGCAATTGGAATTTGGTCTGTAGGAGCTTGTCTTCATGCTTTCTGCGGAATTGCAACTTCAGGAATCATTACAGGAGAATGGTTTGTAGGTTTTCATGGTTCAAAAGAAATAATTAGTACTGTTAGCGATACGGCTTTAGTGATTAATGTAAGTGTTGCATTATTCATCTTTGCTCGTTTCGTTTTGGCGGTTGGAGAAGCAGGAAACTTTCCGGCAGCAATTAAAACGACAGCAGAATATTTTCCTAAAAAAGACAGAGCTTTTGCAACCAGTATTTTCAATGCAGGAGCGACAGTTGGAGCTTTAGCAGCGCCAATTACAATTCCGTTTATTGCAAAATCTTTCGGATGGGAAATGTCTTTTATCATTATCGGAGCTTTAGGTTTTGTTTGGATGGGATTTTGGATGTTTATGTACGATAAGCCAGAAAGACATTCTAAAGTTACAGCAGAAGAATTAGCTTACATTCAGCAAGATGATATTGCAGATAGTAAATTAGTTGGTTACGTTCCTGAAACTACTACGAAAGTTTCTTTAGCAGACTGTTTCAAATACAAACAAACTTGGGCATTTGCTTTCGGTAAATTTATGACAGACGGTGTTTGGTGGTTTTTCTTGTTCTGGACACCGGCTTATTTAAGTTCCGTTTACGGAATGGATTCTACAGAAGCGGCATTTCCATTATTTGTACTTTATCTAATTACTTTATTATCAATTATTGGAGGTTGGCTTCCAACTTACTTTGTAGAGAAAAAAGGAATGAATCCTTACGAAGGACGAATGAGAGCAATGTTAATTTTTGCCTTTTTTCCGCTTTTAGCATTAATTGCGCAACCATTAGGATACATTAGTTATTGGGTTCCAGTAATCATTATCGGAATTGCAGGAGCTGCACACCAATCTTGGTCGGCTAATATATTTACAACTGTTGGAGATATGTTTCCGAAAAAAGCAATTGCAACTATTACAGGAATTGGAGGTTTAGCAGGAGGGGTAGGATCAACTTTAATTAATAAAGGATCTGGAGTTTTGTTTGATTATGCTAAAGATACCAATATGGTTTTTATGGGATTCAAAGGAATTGAAGCTGGATATTTTATCATTTTTTCTATCTGTGCAGTTTGTTATCTAACGGGCTGGATTGTAATGAAATCACTAGTTCCAAAATACAGTCCGATTACAAATCTCTAA
- a CDS encoding alpha/beta hydrolase gives MKNKKIQLLRRITLSFLLFSAAFSINAQNQVIPLWNKVPDEIKATDYTEKEVLKDGKMQSTSQVSVPTLSIFIPKEVKPNQTAVVICPGGGYTHLAFNKEGTKVAEWFNSLGIAAFVLKYRMPNDLTMKNKNVGPLQDAQETLRYVRQNATKWNIDPNKIGILGFSAGGHLAATLSTHYDDKVYDSTYKISARPDFSLLIYPVISMENEITHKGSQINLLGNNPSQELLDSFSNEKKVTAKTPPAFLIHATDDTVVIPENSINYYLALKRNGVTAELHLYEKGGHGFGLGVNDTSKFWTRDCIEWLKANGYN, from the coding sequence TTGAAAAATAAAAAAATACAACTTTTAAGGAGAATTACACTAAGTTTTCTTCTTTTTTCGGCAGCATTTTCCATAAACGCACAAAATCAGGTTATTCCGTTATGGAATAAAGTTCCGGATGAAATTAAAGCAACAGATTATACAGAAAAAGAAGTATTAAAAGATGGAAAAATGCAAAGTACAAGTCAGGTTTCTGTACCCACTTTAAGCATTTTTATACCAAAAGAAGTAAAACCAAATCAAACCGCTGTTGTAATTTGTCCCGGAGGCGGTTACACTCATCTGGCATTTAATAAAGAAGGAACAAAAGTAGCAGAATGGTTCAATAGTCTTGGAATTGCTGCCTTTGTCTTAAAATATCGAATGCCTAACGACTTAACTATGAAAAATAAAAATGTAGGTCCGTTACAGGATGCACAGGAAACGCTGCGTTATGTAAGACAGAATGCAACAAAATGGAATATTGACCCAAATAAAATTGGAATCTTAGGATTTTCTGCCGGAGGACATTTAGCAGCTACTTTATCAACTCATTATGATGATAAAGTTTATGACTCTACATATAAAATAAGTGCCCGCCCTGATTTTTCTCTTTTAATTTATCCTGTAATTTCAATGGAAAACGAGATAACTCACAAAGGTTCGCAAATTAATCTTCTCGGTAATAATCCATCTCAGGAACTTTTAGATTCCTTTTCAAACGAAAAGAAAGTGACCGCAAAAACACCTCCTGCTTTCTTAATTCATGCTACAGACGATACTGTAGTAATACCGGAAAACAGCATCAATTATTATTTGGCTCTGAAAAGAAACGGAGTTACAGCCGAGTTACATTTATATGAAAAAGGCGGCCACGGATTTGGTTTAGGAGTAAACGATACCAGTAAATTCTGGACAAGAGATTGTATAGAATGGCTTAAAGCAAATGGTTACAACTAA
- a CDS encoding hydrolase translates to MKKLILTAVLALVTFIGFAQKPSPALLDPTNHTLVLIDYESQMAFAVSNIPIDQLRNNTALVAGASKIFKVPTIVTTVAEKSFSGPVFREIEEFYPQKTSNYIDRTTMNTWEDAPARKAIIATGKKKIVFGGLWTSVCIVGPVLSAINEGYDVYVITDASGDVSKEAHEMAVTRMVQAGAHPVTSLQYLLELQRDWARQETYVPVTDLVKKYGGAYGVGVQYAHEMLKH, encoded by the coding sequence ATGAAAAAATTAATCCTTACAGCAGTTTTAGCTTTAGTAACCTTTATCGGATTTGCTCAAAAACCAAGTCCAGCGTTACTAGACCCAACAAATCATACTTTAGTTTTAATCGATTACGAAAGTCAAATGGCATTTGCAGTAAGCAATATTCCTATTGATCAGCTTAGAAACAATACAGCCTTGGTAGCCGGAGCTTCAAAAATATTTAAAGTACCAACTATCGTTACAACGGTTGCCGAAAAATCTTTTAGCGGACCTGTTTTTAGAGAAATCGAAGAATTCTACCCTCAAAAAACTTCAAACTATATCGACCGTACAACAATGAATACCTGGGAAGATGCTCCAGCACGTAAAGCAATTATTGCAACTGGTAAAAAGAAAATCGTATTTGGCGGTTTATGGACAAGTGTTTGTATTGTTGGACCAGTTTTATCAGCAATCAACGAAGGATATGACGTTTATGTAATTACAGATGCAAGCGGTGACGTTTCTAAAGAAGCTCATGAAATGGCGGTAACTCGTATGGTTCAGGCTGGTGCTCATCCTGTAACTTCTTTACAATACTTATTAGAATTACAACGTGACTGGGCTCGTCAGGAAACTTATGTACCGGTAACTGATTTGGTTAAAAAATACGGTGGTGCTTACGGTGTAGGTGTACAATACGCTCACGAAATGTTGAAACACTAA
- a CDS encoding DUF4374 domain-containing protein — MKTISKLPLLLAAFAFTFTSCESSDDKNEGASGETGKSKYIITVSTGATGVADYLLTADDVSKGSITTAGNGLEQDGTYRYYLSTQNKFFSFLYGQGNPGAVTTYGLTANGDLTKTSNFQAETVQVFAPVNKDIVMVKVPRSGASISYMYKVDAEQSVLTGTVSQDTRLLIGNKNPDLAERAHFTWATQVGDKVFMPYMKINGIAPDTFGTRHADSTWVAVYSYPDLKLEKVIKDNRTSYLGAYFTNGLFQDEKGDAYGFSGAIGTANGVVTSTKPSAVIKISKGTTEFDKSYFFNVQEKSGGYKISSTSYISNGKFLLLMYGNAGTNSGAVKLAVADVYNQTFKWVTGMPATLSNATTRYNITTEDGNSAILGVNTPDGNWIYSINGSTAVATQGMKVEGGQITAIQTLKY; from the coding sequence ATGAAAACAATTAGTAAATTACCTTTACTATTAGCTGCGTTTGCTTTCACTTTTACTTCATGTGAGAGTAGCGACGACAAAAATGAAGGAGCTAGTGGAGAAACTGGAAAATCAAAATATATAATTACCGTTTCTACAGGAGCAACAGGAGTAGCAGATTATCTATTGACTGCCGACGACGTTTCAAAAGGATCAATTACCACAGCTGGAAACGGATTAGAGCAAGATGGTACTTATCGTTATTATTTATCAACGCAAAACAAATTTTTTAGTTTCCTTTACGGTCAGGGAAATCCGGGAGCTGTTACTACTTATGGCTTAACGGCAAATGGAGACTTAACTAAGACTTCAAATTTCCAGGCAGAGACAGTGCAAGTTTTTGCACCTGTTAACAAAGATATCGTAATGGTAAAAGTACCTAGAAGTGGCGCTTCAATTTCTTACATGTATAAAGTTGATGCAGAACAATCTGTACTTACAGGAACAGTATCACAAGATACGAGACTTTTAATTGGAAATAAAAATCCGGATTTAGCAGAAAGAGCTCATTTTACTTGGGCAACTCAGGTAGGAGATAAAGTATTTATGCCTTATATGAAAATTAATGGTATTGCTCCGGATACTTTTGGAACAAGACATGCTGATAGTACTTGGGTAGCGGTATATAGTTATCCGGATCTAAAATTAGAAAAAGTAATAAAAGATAACCGTACAAGTTACTTAGGAGCTTATTTTACTAATGGATTGTTTCAAGATGAAAAAGGAGATGCTTATGGATTTTCTGGAGCTATTGGAACAGCTAATGGTGTAGTTACTTCTACAAAACCTTCGGCTGTTATTAAAATTAGTAAAGGTACCACAGAATTTGACAAATCTTATTTCTTTAATGTTCAGGAAAAATCAGGAGGGTACAAAATTTCTTCTACAAGTTATATCTCAAATGGTAAGTTCTTACTATTAATGTACGGAAACGCTGGAACTAATTCAGGAGCTGTTAAGTTAGCTGTTGCTGATGTATACAACCAAACCTTTAAATGGGTTACTGGTATGCCTGCTACATTGTCAAATGCTACTACTCGTTATAATATTACAACAGAAGATGGAAATTCAGCTATTCTTGGTGTAAATACACCAGACGGAAACTGGATTTACTCTATCAACGGTTCGACCGCTGTTGCTACACAAGGTATGAAAGTTGAAGGTGGTCAGATTACTGCTATCCAGACATTAAAATACTAA
- a CDS encoding TonB-dependent receptor — protein sequence MSTPKILFFISFFFFSFLSFSQQNQGVIVSGQVVEKSGQTVPFATVVIEKTDLSMVSDENGKFIFRNVKPGKHTIKVSAIGFSGFKKSIEVSGTSVNIPVQLDNELQELESVTVLGRSSVDKINKQAYNVTAVDAKKLHNSTLDLAHALDRVSGVRFREAGGVGSRSELSINGFSGNQIKIFIDGVPMDNFGSSFQINNIPINLADRVEVYKGVVPIWLGGDALGGAVNIVTNSKPRKYVDASYSFGSFNTFKTAINAGYTSKSGFTTEINAFQNYSDNNYWVNVETNDLETGKYYPETRVRRFHDNYHNETVIFNIGITGKKYADKLMIGFTTGQNKADIQTGARMVAVFGERYRRGNTLMPTLKYQVKDLFTKGLNIDVTGNFNFGYEQTVDTVNRRYNWFGQYTQNAGPGGEAGRSLYKFKNNNGIATFNATYAIGEHHSLLINNTFNTFDRKGSDELYPESVTYQQPEKLQKNILAAGYKFDYNEKWSTSLFLKNYDLNTTLTRSYNPSGNWGDVAYMELNNKTSSLGYGGASSYYLKQNLQLKASYEKTYRLPTPNEIFGDPNDNLQGNNGLKPESSNNINLGLSYQTSFNDINALTFDVNGIYRNATDFIRTEFNNNQNKTVTVNQGSVKTKGVDGEIRYSYKKRFTSGLNITYQDIRNMTKYEPEQNYVSYYYKDRVPNIPYLFGNLDGTVFFNDVFKKGNNLSVGYNLLYVHAYYLYWPSRGGSNGKHDIPTQLKHDLNLVYTMANGKYNIALECQNLLDNELVDNFSLQKPSRAFYLKFRYFFNKSNK from the coding sequence ATGTCAACGCCAAAAATTTTATTTTTTATTTCATTTTTCTTCTTTTCGTTCTTATCATTTTCCCAGCAAAATCAAGGGGTAATAGTTAGTGGACAGGTAGTTGAAAAATCTGGTCAAACCGTTCCATTTGCAACTGTAGTGATAGAAAAAACGGACTTAAGTATGGTCTCTGATGAAAACGGAAAGTTTATTTTCAGAAATGTTAAACCAGGAAAACATACTATTAAAGTTTCTGCAATTGGTTTTTCAGGCTTTAAAAAAAGCATAGAGGTTTCTGGAACTTCTGTAAATATTCCGGTTCAATTGGATAACGAATTGCAGGAATTAGAAAGCGTTACGGTTTTAGGACGTTCCTCAGTTGATAAGATCAATAAGCAAGCTTACAACGTAACAGCTGTCGATGCAAAAAAACTACATAACTCTACTTTGGATCTGGCACATGCATTAGATAGAGTGTCAGGCGTACGTTTTCGTGAAGCCGGAGGTGTAGGATCCCGATCTGAATTATCGATTAACGGGTTTTCCGGAAACCAAATTAAAATTTTTATTGACGGTGTGCCAATGGATAATTTTGGTTCGTCTTTTCAAATCAATAATATTCCAATTAACCTGGCTGATCGTGTAGAGGTTTATAAAGGTGTTGTGCCCATTTGGTTAGGTGGAGATGCTTTAGGAGGAGCTGTTAATATCGTAACGAATAGCAAACCTCGTAAATATGTTGATGCTTCTTATTCCTTTGGATCATTCAACACTTTTAAAACTGCCATAAACGCTGGTTATACTTCAAAAAGTGGTTTTACCACAGAGATTAATGCATTTCAAAATTATTCGGATAATAATTATTGGGTAAATGTTGAAACTAATGATTTGGAAACTGGTAAATATTATCCAGAAACACGAGTAAGAAGATTTCATGATAATTACCATAATGAAACTGTAATTTTTAATATTGGAATTACGGGTAAAAAATACGCCGATAAATTAATGATTGGTTTTACAACCGGACAAAATAAGGCTGATATTCAAACCGGAGCCAGAATGGTTGCAGTATTTGGCGAAAGATATAGACGTGGGAACACTTTGATGCCTACTTTAAAATACCAGGTAAAAGATTTGTTTACAAAAGGGTTGAATATTGATGTAACAGGAAATTTTAATTTTGGCTATGAACAAACTGTAGATACTGTAAATAGACGTTACAATTGGTTTGGACAATATACACAAAACGCTGGACCAGGTGGAGAAGCCGGTAGATCCCTCTATAAATTTAAAAACAACAATGGAATAGCCACTTTTAATGCAACTTATGCTATAGGGGAACATCATTCTTTGTTAATAAACAACACATTTAACACATTTGACCGTAAAGGAAGTGATGAGCTTTATCCTGAGTCTGTAACGTATCAGCAACCTGAAAAACTACAAAAGAATATTTTGGCAGCGGGCTACAAATTTGACTACAATGAAAAATGGAGCACCTCATTATTTTTAAAGAATTATGATTTAAACACTACGCTCACCAGAAGTTATAATCCTTCTGGAAACTGGGGAGATGTTGCCTATATGGAGTTAAATAATAAAACATCTTCTTTAGGTTATGGAGGAGCAAGCAGCTATTATTTAAAACAAAATTTACAGCTAAAAGCTTCTTATGAAAAAACCTACAGATTACCTACACCGAATGAAATTTTTGGTGATCCCAATGATAATTTACAGGGTAATAATGGTTTAAAACCAGAATCAAGTAACAATATTAACTTAGGTTTAAGTTATCAAACTAGTTTTAATGACATCAATGCCTTAACATTTGATGTAAATGGTATTTATCGTAATGCTACTGATTTTATTCGTACTGAATTTAATAATAATCAAAACAAAACTGTAACCGTTAATCAGGGAAGTGTAAAAACAAAAGGTGTTGATGGAGAGATTCGATACTCTTACAAAAAGCGATTTACTTCTGGTCTTAATATAACTTATCAGGATATACGAAATATGACCAAATATGAGCCAGAGCAAAATTATGTTTCCTATTATTATAAGGACAGAGTACCTAATATCCCTTATTTATTTGGTAATCTTGATGGAACAGTTTTTTTTAACGATGTATTTAAAAAAGGAAATAATTTGTCTGTAGGCTATAATCTTCTTTATGTACATGCCTATTATTTGTACTGGCCAAGTAGAGGAGGCTCAAATGGTAAACATGATATTCCTACACAGCTTAAGCATGATTTAAACCTGGTTTACACAATGGCCAATGGAAAATACAACATCGCCTTAGAATGTCAAAACTTATTGGATAATGAACTTGTGGATAATTTTTCACTTCAAAAACCAAGTCGTGCTTTTTATCTGAAGTTTAGATATTTCTTTAACAAATCGAATAAATAA